A stretch of the Streptosporangium sp. NBC_01755 genome encodes the following:
- a CDS encoding ABC transporter permease translates to MNGLLRGAVRLWPVPVVLVLWELLTRGIEMLSFPPPSQIATSMYTMWLTGPAERLWLTDAALTNIPVSVGRLLAGWVLAGVVGIVLGVALGRSPLLFRFVDPLIQFARAIPPPMLLAFFMALFSIGPRMQISFIAFGIVWPILINASEGARQVDRQHLDTARVFGLSGGERLFRIILPSAMPKIFAGLRVSLSLALILMVLSELVGSVDGIGFQLLDAQRSYDFPGVWGTIVVLGVLGYVFNSAFLATERRVLSWHRSAKQTT, encoded by the coding sequence ATGAACGGCCTGCTGCGCGGCGCGGTCCGGCTGTGGCCGGTGCCCGTCGTTCTGGTGCTGTGGGAGCTTCTCACCCGCGGCATCGAGATGCTGAGCTTCCCGCCGCCGTCGCAGATCGCGACCAGCATGTACACGATGTGGCTGACCGGCCCCGCGGAGCGGCTCTGGCTGACCGACGCGGCGCTGACGAACATCCCCGTGAGCGTCGGCCGGCTGCTGGCCGGATGGGTGCTGGCCGGGGTCGTCGGGATCGTCCTCGGGGTCGCCCTGGGCCGCTCCCCCCTGCTCTTCCGCTTCGTCGACCCCCTGATCCAGTTCGCCCGCGCCATCCCGCCGCCCATGCTGCTGGCGTTCTTCATGGCACTGTTCTCCATCGGCCCCCGGATGCAGATCAGCTTCATCGCGTTCGGCATCGTCTGGCCGATCCTGATCAACGCCTCCGAGGGGGCGCGCCAGGTCGACCGCCAGCACCTGGACACCGCCAGGGTCTTCGGGCTGTCGGGCGGTGAGCGACTGTTCCGGATCATCCTGCCCTCGGCCATGCCGAAGATCTTCGCCGGACTCCGGGTCAGCCTGTCACTGGCACTGATCCTCATGGTGCTCTCCGAACTCGTCGGCAGCGTCGACGGGATCGGCTTCCAGCTTCTGGACGCCCAGAGGTCGTACGACTTCCCCGGCGTGTGGGGAACCATCGTGGTCCTCGGTGTCCTGGGATACGTGTTCAACTCGGCGTTCCTGGCGACCGAACGACGTGTCCTGTCCTGGCACCGCTCCGCCAAGCAGACGACCTGA
- a CDS encoding methyltransferase, giving the protein MSDPQAPVWDAIGGVSRFAALATMAELGCADQLRDGALSVDELALRCGADPSGLGRVLRQLAAMGMVATAAPDTYELTEAGATLRADVPGSLRSAVRMIAEDGFWYGMGKLPQTVRTGRSGFVERHGHFYGYLKATPGAGALFDDYMVVRAQPFADAVASRYDFSGVRTLVDVAGGKGHILAAVLKEHSDLSGVLFDQEQVVSGAREFFAEAGLEDRCEFVDGDFFASVPAGADAYLLSSVIHNWSDEDSVRILRNVREAISDDGRVLLVEAVVPDDDRPHISKDVDMRMLALFGEGMERSTSEYAELLGKSGFRLSRQVELPGGASIVEALPI; this is encoded by the coding sequence ATGAGCGACCCACAGGCACCCGTCTGGGATGCGATCGGTGGCGTCTCCCGTTTCGCCGCCCTGGCCACGATGGCCGAGCTGGGCTGCGCCGACCAGCTGCGAGACGGCGCCCTGAGCGTTGACGAGCTCGCACTGCGCTGTGGCGCCGACCCGTCCGGGCTCGGCAGGGTGCTCCGCCAGCTCGCCGCCATGGGCATGGTCGCGACCGCGGCGCCCGACACCTACGAGCTGACCGAGGCGGGTGCCACCCTCCGCGCCGACGTGCCCGGCTCGCTCCGCTCCGCCGTACGGATGATCGCCGAGGACGGCTTCTGGTACGGCATGGGCAAGCTCCCGCAGACCGTGCGCACCGGCAGGTCGGGCTTCGTCGAGCGGCACGGGCACTTCTACGGCTACCTGAAGGCCACCCCCGGGGCCGGCGCGCTGTTCGACGACTACATGGTGGTCAGGGCCCAGCCGTTCGCGGACGCCGTGGCCTCCCGCTATGACTTCTCCGGCGTGCGGACCCTGGTGGACGTGGCCGGCGGCAAGGGGCACATCCTGGCCGCGGTCCTGAAGGAACACTCAGATCTCAGCGGTGTGCTGTTCGACCAGGAACAGGTCGTCAGCGGGGCCAGGGAGTTCTTCGCCGAGGCCGGCCTTGAAGACCGGTGCGAATTCGTGGACGGCGACTTCTTCGCCTCGGTACCCGCCGGGGCGGACGCCTACCTGCTGAGCAGCGTGATCCACAACTGGTCCGACGAGGACTCCGTACGGATCCTGCGCAACGTCAGGGAGGCCATCTCCGACGACGGCCGTGTGCTCCTGGTGGAGGCCGTGGTGCCGGACGACGACAGGCCGCACATCAGCAAGGACGTCGACATGCGAATGCTCGCCCTTTTCGGCGAGGGCATGGAACGCAGCACCTCCGAGTACGCCGAACTCCTGGGCAAGTCCGGTTTCCGGCTCAGCCGGCAGGTTGAACTGCCCGGTGGCGCCTCAATCGTGGAGGCCCTGCCGATTTAG
- a CDS encoding GTP-binding protein — protein MTSTKIVVAGGFGVGKTTFVGAVSEIMPLTTEAVMTEASADVDDLSHIPTKRTTTVAMDFGRVSLDRDLILYLFGTPGQHRFWFMWDDLVKGAIGAVVLVDTRRLADSFPAVDYFEEAGLPFVVALNGFGGSHVHGEEEVREALTISPHIPIVRTDARSRDAVKSTLITLVEHVLTLRV, from the coding sequence ATGACGTCGACGAAGATCGTCGTCGCCGGCGGGTTCGGTGTCGGCAAGACGACCTTCGTCGGCGCGGTCTCCGAGATCATGCCGCTGACCACGGAAGCGGTGATGACAGAGGCCAGTGCGGACGTCGATGACCTCTCGCACATCCCGACAAAGCGCACCACCACGGTCGCCATGGACTTCGGCCGGGTCTCGCTGGACCGTGACCTGATCCTGTACCTGTTCGGTACGCCTGGTCAGCACCGGTTCTGGTTCATGTGGGACGACCTCGTGAAAGGTGCGATCGGCGCGGTCGTGCTCGTCGACACCCGGAGGCTGGCCGACAGCTTCCCGGCGGTCGACTACTTCGAGGAGGCAGGACTGCCGTTCGTCGTGGCCCTCAACGGGTTCGGCGGATCGCACGTCCACGGTGAGGAGGAGGTGCGGGAGGCTCTGACGATCTCCCCGCACATCCCCATCGTCCGGACCGACGCCCGGTCCCGTGACGCCGTGAAGTCGACCCTGATCACCTTGGTCGAGCACGTTCTCACGCTCAGGGTCTGA
- a CDS encoding ABC transporter ATP-binding protein, with translation MLEITNLSHTYGSGPTAHNALGGIDLKVAQGELVCIVGPSGCGKSTLLRSIAGLLRPSVGQVTLNGAHVEQTPDNLAVVFQDYSRSLFPWMSVADNVSLPLRRRGLDKRQRGQAALEALEEVGLHGAAAKYPWQLSGGMQQRVSIARALAYRPALLLMDEPFGSVDAQTREDLEDLTLRVRNLHNMTIVLITHDIDESVYVGDRVVVLSKAPAGIVGDLRVDLPGPRDQITTREHPDFVHLRAEVGRLVRGMRSPSASTP, from the coding sequence GTGCTTGAGATCACGAATCTGTCCCACACCTACGGCAGCGGGCCGACCGCCCACAACGCGCTGGGCGGCATCGACCTGAAGGTCGCCCAGGGTGAGCTGGTGTGCATCGTCGGCCCCTCCGGGTGCGGCAAGTCCACACTGCTGCGCTCCATCGCGGGGCTGCTCCGGCCCAGCGTCGGCCAGGTCACGCTCAACGGCGCCCACGTCGAGCAGACCCCCGACAACCTGGCCGTTGTCTTCCAGGACTACAGCCGCTCCCTGTTCCCCTGGATGTCGGTGGCCGACAACGTCTCGCTCCCGCTGCGCCGCAGGGGACTGGACAAGCGGCAGCGCGGGCAGGCCGCGCTGGAGGCGCTGGAGGAGGTCGGCCTGCACGGCGCCGCGGCCAAGTACCCGTGGCAACTGTCGGGGGGCATGCAGCAGAGGGTGTCCATCGCCCGCGCCCTGGCCTACCGACCGGCCCTGCTGCTGATGGACGAGCCCTTCGGCTCCGTGGACGCCCAGACCCGCGAGGACCTGGAAGACCTGACCCTGCGGGTCCGCAACCTGCACAACATGACCATCGTGCTGATCACCCACGACATCGACGAGAGCGTCTACGTCGGTGACCGCGTCGTGGTCCTGTCCAAGGCCCCGGCCGGGATCGTCGGTGACCTGCGCGTGGACCTGCCGGGACCGCGCGACCAGATCACCACCCGCGAGCATCCCGACTTCGTGCACCTGCGCGCCGAGGTCGGCCGCCTGGTGCGCGGCATGCGGAGCCCGTCGGCCTCGACCCCCTGA
- a CDS encoding DUF742 domain-containing protein: protein MEAPGWRGPGEEPPNTPKAKSGRDRLIRPYAVTGGRTAPRMQLALEALVSSATLAGVDPTTLSTEYQAIISLSRQVRSVAELSALLRMPLGVTRVLIADMAAEGLVQIHQPSLDAGKPNLNLLERVLSGLRRL, encoded by the coding sequence ATGGAGGCACCAGGTTGGCGTGGGCCCGGGGAGGAACCCCCGAACACGCCCAAGGCCAAGAGCGGGCGAGACCGTTTGATTCGCCCGTACGCTGTGACCGGGGGCAGGACCGCCCCTCGGATGCAGCTCGCTCTCGAGGCGCTGGTCTCCTCGGCGACGTTGGCGGGAGTGGATCCCACCACGCTCTCCACGGAATATCAGGCGATCATTTCGCTGTCCCGGCAGGTGCGCTCGGTTGCCGAGCTCTCCGCCCTGTTACGCATGCCACTCGGCGTGACCCGGGTACTGATCGCGGACATGGCGGCCGAGGGCCTGGTGCAGATCCACCAGCCGTCGCTGGATGCGGGTAAGCCGAATCTCAATTTGCTTGAAAGGGTGCTCAGTGGGCTTCGCAGGCTCTGA
- a CDS encoding sensor histidine kinase yields the protein MRPRLVALILLPTAAAILLTGLQLTTALSTAGEYRRMTEVASLVESLGTLSHEMAEERDLTAWYVAGANRTRLTKVREQRGVVDRSSKQTLAAVEALDESQAARVRTEVTQIRGWLDGLPGLRRLMTDGSVLPRAALGMYSRMIADFITLHDDLGRSGGDERLIGDALALGALSRAKEQVARQRGTLLVSFLDRKFDFDDPADLLGAYRSQQSEENAFRATASAADVKKFRDVVNGPKIDQADSMRALVMSFIRENKPLERIGTGWLRSADTWYTASSAIVDNMRTVERGLSAAVVARSQEMEAAEQRSAAISGASILVLLVLILLITAWVAGTLVRPLRKLRSEALEVADSRLPETVRALRESGDHAPNIEVPSIGVASRDEIGEVARAFDEVHREAIRLAGDEARLRSNINAMFVNLSRRTQSLVERQIDLIDDLEQGEQDEGRLGSLFKLDHLATRMRRNSENLLVLAGQEQSRRWSEPVPLSDVVRASLSEVENYERVNLRVESGISIIGHAVNDIVHLVAELVENAIFFSPQDTKITVTSNGNEMGAVILAVTDAGIGMSDEELAEANRRLAEPPAVDLSVSRRMGLFVVGRLATRHGIRVQLRRPETGGLSAVVLLPAQVVAQGTVMPEMAMAGQGGMPPGFFGDPANSFSSVNPDPFGSVPNLDPFGTGAGPGGRPQAGLGQPAQAPPQPPQVPAPMSGDLWSGPVVPASAVEDLWSSPLTPTPAPSFPSAWSETSSSELWTPQRLEPVENTQALPVVEVSPTEPEPEEFLPIFEAVGSDWFRSSASVAPEQEQGADLDPDPEPVAETRPRPLEPRVRRGPQGLETQNFPKVSDSMPQPQPQPQPIKPVMPAAERQPWSTPSDQGWAAAEAAKKPMEGGVTGSGLPKRVPKANLVPGAASAAPAAQPLSMPPISADRVRSRLSSFQQGVRQGRAEMSERAKAVEGENQQ from the coding sequence GTGCGTCCACGTCTGGTCGCGCTGATCCTGCTCCCGACCGCCGCGGCCATCCTGCTCACCGGCCTCCAGTTGACCACCGCCCTCTCCACGGCCGGTGAGTACCGCCGGATGACCGAGGTCGCCTCACTGGTCGAGTCGCTCGGCACGCTCTCCCACGAGATGGCCGAGGAGCGCGACCTCACCGCCTGGTACGTCGCCGGTGCCAACCGCACCCGGCTCACCAAGGTCAGGGAACAGCGTGGGGTGGTCGACCGGAGCAGCAAGCAGACGCTGGCCGCCGTGGAAGCCCTCGACGAGTCGCAGGCGGCCCGTGTCCGTACCGAGGTCACCCAGATCCGCGGCTGGCTCGACGGTCTCCCCGGCCTGCGCAGACTGATGACCGACGGCAGCGTGCTGCCCCGGGCGGCCCTCGGCATGTACTCCCGGATGATCGCCGACTTCATCACCCTCCACGACGACCTGGGGCGCAGTGGCGGCGACGAGCGCCTCATCGGTGACGCGCTCGCGCTGGGCGCGCTGAGCCGGGCCAAGGAACAGGTCGCCAGGCAGCGGGGCACCCTCCTCGTCAGCTTCCTGGACCGCAAGTTCGACTTCGACGACCCCGCCGACCTGCTGGGCGCGTACCGGAGCCAGCAGAGCGAGGAGAACGCCTTCCGCGCGACCGCCTCGGCCGCCGACGTCAAGAAGTTCCGCGATGTGGTCAACGGCCCCAAGATCGACCAGGCCGACTCCATGCGCGCCCTCGTCATGTCCTTCATTCGGGAGAACAAGCCGCTGGAGCGGATCGGTACCGGCTGGCTCAGGAGCGCCGACACCTGGTACACCGCCTCCTCCGCGATCGTGGACAACATGCGGACCGTCGAGCGCGGCCTGTCGGCCGCGGTGGTGGCCCGCAGCCAGGAGATGGAGGCCGCGGAACAGCGCAGCGCCGCGATCTCCGGTGCCTCGATCCTGGTCCTGCTGGTCCTGATCCTGCTCATCACCGCCTGGGTGGCCGGCACGCTCGTCCGGCCGCTGCGCAAGCTGCGCAGCGAGGCGCTTGAGGTGGCCGACAGCCGGCTGCCCGAGACCGTCCGGGCGCTGCGGGAGTCCGGAGACCACGCTCCGAACATCGAGGTGCCCTCCATCGGGGTGGCCTCCCGCGACGAGATCGGGGAAGTGGCCAGGGCCTTCGACGAGGTTCACCGCGAGGCCATCCGGCTGGCGGGTGACGAGGCCCGGCTGCGAAGCAACATCAACGCGATGTTCGTCAACCTCTCCCGGCGCACCCAGTCGCTCGTGGAACGCCAGATCGACCTCATCGACGACCTGGAGCAGGGCGAGCAGGACGAGGGCCGGCTGGGCAGCCTCTTCAAGCTGGACCACCTGGCCACCCGCATGCGCCGGAACTCCGAGAACCTCCTGGTCCTCGCCGGTCAGGAGCAGAGCCGCCGGTGGAGTGAGCCTGTTCCGCTCAGCGACGTGGTCCGCGCCTCGCTGTCGGAGGTCGAGAACTACGAGCGGGTGAACCTCCGGGTCGAGTCGGGCATCTCGATCATCGGCCACGCCGTCAACGACATCGTCCACCTGGTCGCGGAGCTCGTCGAGAACGCGATCTTCTTCTCGCCGCAGGACACCAAGATCACGGTGACCAGCAACGGCAACGAGATGGGCGCCGTCATCCTGGCGGTCACCGACGCGGGCATCGGCATGAGCGACGAGGAACTGGCCGAGGCCAACCGGCGGCTGGCCGAGCCCCCCGCGGTGGACCTGTCGGTCTCCCGCCGGATGGGCCTTTTCGTGGTCGGCCGGCTGGCCACGCGCCACGGGATCAGGGTCCAGCTCCGGCGCCCCGAGACCGGTGGCCTGAGCGCCGTCGTGCTCCTGCCGGCGCAGGTGGTGGCCCAGGGCACGGTGATGCCCGAGATGGCGATGGCCGGACAGGGCGGCATGCCGCCCGGTTTCTTCGGTGATCCCGCGAACTCGTTCTCCTCCGTCAACCCCGACCCGTTCGGCTCCGTTCCGAACCTGGACCCGTTCGGGACCGGTGCCGGGCCCGGTGGCCGACCGCAGGCCGGCCTCGGGCAGCCCGCCCAGGCGCCACCCCAGCCGCCCCAGGTGCCGGCGCCGATGTCCGGAGACCTCTGGTCGGGGCCGGTGGTGCCCGCCTCCGCGGTGGAGGACCTGTGGTCGTCGCCGCTGACGCCGACCCCGGCGCCGTCGTTCCCCTCGGCATGGTCCGAGACCTCCTCGTCCGAGCTGTGGACGCCGCAGCGGCTGGAGCCGGTGGAGAACACCCAGGCCCTTCCCGTGGTCGAGGTGTCGCCGACGGAACCGGAGCCGGAGGAGTTCCTTCCGATCTTCGAGGCGGTGGGGTCCGACTGGTTCCGCAGCAGCGCGTCCGTCGCACCCGAGCAGGAGCAGGGGGCCGATCTCGATCCCGATCCCGAGCCTGTCGCCGAGACCAGGCCTCGGCCGCTGGAGCCACGGGTCAGGCGGGGGCCGCAGGGGCTGGAGACCCAGAACTTCCCGAAGGTCTCGGATTCCATGCCGCAGCCGCAGCCGCAGCCGCAGCCGATCAAGCCGGTCATGCCGGCGGCCGAGAGGCAGCCGTGGAGCACCCCCTCAGATCAGGGCTGGGCAGCCGCCGAGGCCGCCAAGAAGCCCATGGAGGGCGGCGTGACCGGATCGGGCCTGCCGAAGCGGGTGCCCAAGGCGAACCTCGTTCCCGGAGCCGCTTCGGCGGCACCGGCTGCGCAGCCCCTCTCGATGCCGCCGATATCGGCGGATCGGGTGCGCAGCCGCCTGTCCAGTTTCCAGCAAGGCGTACGGCAGGGGCGCGCTGAGATGAGCGAACGCGCCAAGGCCGTCGAGGGAGAGAACCAGCAGTGA
- a CDS encoding ABC transporter substrate-binding protein — protein MRFTLASRAVIAGVAAALVLSACGGSDKPADTAANAGGLEKTQIKIGALPIPDSAALYIAKDKGYFKAEGLTVNIEPVVGGAQAQQALVGGSLDATQTNYVSAFLAVAAGNKMQIISDLYQASPNSFNIMVPKDSSIKTPADLKGKKIAVNSLKNIGTLAVTTVLKTHGLTENDVQFLEFPFPEMGAQLANKVVDAAWMTEPALTAVQKNLGAQKLADTMVDSTADFPIAGVIVMESFATENPKTVAAFQRAIAKAQQIAATDRKAVEQILPTYTKIDAATAAVITLGSFPTSLDETRLQRVADLMVEQGYLKSPIQAKTILPGNLG, from the coding sequence ATGAGGTTCACACTTGCGAGCCGGGCCGTCATTGCAGGAGTCGCCGCCGCCCTGGTGCTGAGCGCCTGCGGAGGTTCCGACAAACCCGCTGACACCGCCGCGAACGCGGGTGGTCTGGAGAAGACCCAGATCAAGATCGGCGCGCTGCCGATCCCCGACTCGGCCGCGCTCTACATCGCCAAGGACAAGGGCTACTTCAAGGCCGAGGGGCTCACCGTCAACATCGAGCCGGTGGTCGGCGGTGCTCAGGCCCAGCAGGCCCTCGTCGGCGGCTCCCTGGACGCCACCCAGACGAACTACGTGTCGGCCTTCCTGGCCGTCGCGGCCGGCAACAAGATGCAGATCATCTCAGACCTCTACCAGGCCAGCCCGAACTCGTTCAACATCATGGTTCCCAAGGACTCATCGATCAAGACGCCCGCCGACCTCAAGGGCAAGAAGATCGCGGTCAACAGCCTCAAGAACATCGGCACCCTGGCGGTGACCACGGTGCTCAAGACGCACGGCCTCACCGAGAACGACGTGCAGTTCCTGGAGTTCCCCTTCCCCGAGATGGGTGCCCAGCTGGCCAACAAGGTCGTCGACGCGGCCTGGATGACGGAGCCGGCCCTGACCGCGGTGCAGAAGAACCTCGGCGCCCAGAAGCTCGCCGACACGATGGTCGACTCCACCGCCGACTTCCCCATCGCCGGCGTGATCGTGATGGAGAGCTTCGCCACCGAGAACCCCAAGACCGTCGCCGCCTTCCAGCGTGCGATCGCCAAGGCCCAGCAGATCGCCGCCACCGACCGCAAGGCCGTCGAGCAGATCCTGCCGACCTACACCAAGATCGACGCCGCGACCGCCGCCGTCATCACCCTCGGCTCCTTCCCCACCAGCCTTGACGAGACCCGCCTGCAGCGGGTCGCCGACCTGATGGTCGAGCAGGGCTACCTGAAGAGCCCGATCCAGGCCAAGACCATCCTTCCTGGAAACCTCGGGTGA
- a CDS encoding ABC transporter permease: MTRRNPLDSRLLCGALGTAGLFCVMEVAGRAGLISSLSFPLASTVLGRAATLVTDGEFLSDVASTLGAWAFGLLITVALAVPAGFLLGSLPRVEGALRPILEFLRPIPSIALIPLALAVFSDRFDMKVTLIVYAATWPVLINTMYGLKDVDPLAKETLRSFGFGKSAVLWRVSLPSTAPFIATGVRLASAIALIVAISAELLGGGAQGIGSYVLESGGSVDAVEYIIAAAIWTGIIGVVTNSLFVLAERRVFRWHTARTEVA; the protein is encoded by the coding sequence GTGACACGGCGTAACCCGCTCGACAGCAGGCTGCTCTGCGGCGCCCTCGGCACCGCAGGGCTGTTCTGCGTCATGGAGGTCGCGGGCCGGGCCGGGCTGATCAGCTCGCTCTCGTTCCCGCTGGCCTCCACGGTGCTCGGTCGAGCAGCCACGCTCGTGACGGACGGGGAGTTCCTCTCCGACGTCGCCTCGACCCTCGGCGCCTGGGCCTTTGGATTACTGATCACGGTCGCGCTCGCCGTACCAGCCGGGTTCCTGCTCGGCAGCCTGCCCCGCGTGGAGGGCGCGCTCCGGCCGATCCTTGAGTTCCTGCGCCCGATCCCGTCGATCGCGCTGATCCCGCTGGCGCTCGCCGTGTTCTCCGACAGGTTCGACATGAAGGTCACCCTGATCGTCTACGCGGCGACCTGGCCCGTTCTGATCAACACGATGTACGGCCTCAAGGACGTCGACCCGCTCGCCAAGGAGACCCTCCGCAGCTTCGGGTTCGGGAAGTCCGCGGTGCTGTGGCGCGTCTCCCTGCCGAGCACGGCGCCCTTCATCGCCACCGGCGTCCGGCTGGCGTCGGCGATCGCGCTCATTGTGGCGATCAGCGCGGAACTGCTCGGCGGCGGCGCCCAGGGCATCGGCAGTTACGTCCTGGAGAGCGGCGGCAGCGTGGACGCGGTGGAGTACATCATCGCCGCCGCCATCTGGACCGGGATCATCGGCGTGGTCACCAACAGCCTGTTCGTGCTCGCGGAACGGCGGGTCTTCCGCTGGCACACCGCCCGTACGGAGGTGGCCTGA
- a CDS encoding roadblock/LC7 domain-containing protein — protein MNNQLSQAARGFNWLITEFVKEMPGVAHAVIVSADGLPLAYSQGFPKDRADQLAAITAGLISLTQGASRVFEGGPVAQTVIEMQRGLLLTMSISDGSALAVLASPDCDMGLVAYQMTLLAERAGQALTPALRAELQSVQR, from the coding sequence GTGAACAACCAACTCAGCCAGGCCGCCCGTGGCTTCAACTGGCTGATCACCGAGTTCGTCAAGGAGATGCCCGGAGTGGCACACGCGGTGATCGTCTCCGCGGATGGGCTCCCGCTCGCCTACTCCCAGGGGTTTCCCAAAGATCGAGCGGATCAGCTCGCCGCGATCACGGCCGGTCTGATCAGCCTCACCCAGGGTGCCTCACGAGTCTTCGAGGGCGGCCCTGTGGCACAGACGGTGATCGAGATGCAGCGGGGTCTCCTGCTGACCATGTCGATCAGTGATGGTTCCGCGCTGGCCGTACTGGCCTCGCCGGACTGCGACATGGGCCTCGTGGCCTACCAGATGACACTGCTCGCAGAGCGTGCCGGTCAGGCGCTTACGCCTGCGCTACGGGCCGAACTGCAGTCGGTTCAGCGATAG